The following proteins are encoded in a genomic region of Maribacter hydrothermalis:
- a CDS encoding M48 family metallopeptidase: MDNTIVFYSILFILIGEFILATVMNYLNAKRFKDPVPADLNDVYNAEEYEKSQAYKLINYKFGVFTSIFSLLLILAFLIFGGFAYVDNIAQNQSDNIVIQALIFFGIIIIGSDVLTIPFSYYQTFVIEEKFGFNKTTKATFFLDKLKQWAMTIIMGGGILSLVIWFFQWAGTNFWLYTWALVAVFTLFMNLFYSKLIVPIFNKQEPLEDGTLKKKIENYAAQVGFNLQNIFVINGSKRSTKANAYFSGFGKEKRVTLYDTLINDLEEEEIVAVLAHEIGHYKRKHIIYNLVTSILLTGLMLLILSLFINNPEISLAIGVERPSFHAALIGFGILYSPISEITGLLMNYFSRKFEYQADDYAKNTYAALPLVTSLKKLSKNSLSNLTPHPAYVFMHYSHPPLIDRIRNLKA, encoded by the coding sequence ATGGATAATACAATTGTCTTTTACAGTATCCTTTTCATTCTAATCGGCGAATTTATTTTGGCTACGGTAATGAATTACCTAAATGCCAAACGTTTTAAGGACCCTGTTCCTGCGGATCTAAATGATGTTTATAATGCCGAGGAATATGAAAAATCTCAAGCCTACAAGCTTATCAATTATAAGTTTGGCGTTTTTACATCTATTTTTTCGTTATTATTAATTCTAGCCTTTTTAATATTTGGCGGATTTGCTTATGTCGATAACATTGCCCAAAACCAAAGTGATAACATTGTAATACAAGCATTAATTTTCTTCGGGATTATTATAATCGGAAGCGATGTTCTAACTATTCCATTTTCATACTACCAAACATTTGTAATCGAAGAAAAATTCGGATTTAACAAAACAACAAAAGCAACTTTTTTCCTGGACAAATTAAAGCAATGGGCAATGACCATTATTATGGGTGGTGGTATTCTATCTTTGGTCATTTGGTTTTTTCAATGGGCAGGCACTAACTTTTGGTTATACACTTGGGCCTTAGTTGCTGTATTCACTTTATTCATGAATCTGTTTTACAGTAAGCTTATTGTACCCATATTCAATAAGCAAGAGCCCTTAGAAGACGGTACCTTAAAGAAAAAAATAGAAAACTACGCAGCTCAAGTAGGTTTTAATCTACAGAATATATTTGTTATTAACGGTTCTAAACGTTCCACAAAAGCCAATGCCTATTTCTCAGGCTTTGGAAAAGAAAAGCGAGTTACCCTATACGATACCCTAATTAATGATTTAGAAGAAGAGGAAATTGTTGCTGTTTTGGCTCATGAAATCGGTCATTATAAGAGAAAGCACATTATCTATAATTTAGTTACATCGATTCTGTTAACCGGCTTAATGTTATTGATACTTTCATTATTCATAAACAACCCGGAAATTTCATTGGCAATTGGGGTTGAAAGACCAAGTTTTCATGCCGCATTAATAGGTTTTGGAATCTTATATAGCCCCATTTCAGAAATCACGGGCTTACTTATGAATTATTTTTCAAGAAAATTTGAATACCAAGCGGATGATTACGCAAAGAATACTTACGCAGCGTTGCCACTGGTAACATCTTTAAAAAAACTATCAAAAAACAGTCTTAGCAACTTAACTCCGCATCCTGCATATGTATTTATGCACTATTCCCATCCACCATTAATAGACCGTATACGTAATTTAAAGGCATAA
- a CDS encoding MoaD/ThiS family protein, whose protein sequence is MNILFFGITKEIVGSSEISFTDVFKPVNVAELKKQLIDSYPGFSKLNSLAIAVNSEYADDNVPLIGNEEIAIIPPVSGG, encoded by the coding sequence ATGAACATACTTTTTTTTGGCATAACAAAAGAAATTGTTGGTAGTTCTGAAATCAGTTTTACTGATGTATTTAAGCCTGTAAATGTTGCTGAGCTTAAAAAACAACTTATTGATTCTTATCCTGGATTTTCAAAATTAAACTCATTGGCGATAGCTGTAAATAGTGAATACGCCGATGATAATGTACCATTAATTGGCAATGAAGAAATTGCCATTATACCACCAGTAAGCGGAGGCTAA
- a CDS encoding molybdenum cofactor biosynthesis protein MoaE: MRKVIEIVDVIDTALVSGELNDVKSGEICVFVGAVREFINNEEVALKFETCKSMALKEMEKIADIAMQKSSLNKEVKRHAVGEKGFETQEKYKDVFNNLMTSIGR; encoded by the coding sequence ATGAGGAAAGTTATTGAAATAGTCGATGTTATTGACACTGCTTTGGTATCTGGAGAATTAAATGATGTCAAAAGTGGCGAAATCTGTGTTTTTGTAGGTGCCGTACGTGAATTTATAAACAATGAAGAAGTTGCTTTAAAGTTTGAAACCTGTAAATCAATGGCATTGAAAGAGATGGAGAAGATTGCCGACATAGCAATGCAAAAATCGTCATTGAATAAAGAGGTCAAGAGACATGCCGTTGGTGAAAAAGGTTTTGAGACACAAGAAAAATATAAGGACGTATTCAACAATTTAATGACTTCAATAGGAAGATAA
- the moaC gene encoding cyclic pyranopterin monophosphate synthase MoaC translates to MQKKLSHIDELGNATMVDVSHKIASVRTAIASGTIKFPMEIFKSLSEQDFVGKKGSIVQTAVIAGIQGVKKTSELIPLCHQINLSKINVEIEPALNSFQITCTVKCNEKTGVEMEALTGVSIAALTIYDMCKALSQDIVIGAIQLEQKTGGKNDFQR, encoded by the coding sequence ATGCAGAAAAAATTATCGCACATAGACGAATTGGGGAACGCTACCATGGTAGATGTTTCTCATAAAATAGCTTCGGTACGTACAGCAATTGCAAGTGGTACTATAAAATTTCCTATGGAAATTTTTAAATCATTATCAGAACAGGATTTTGTGGGCAAGAAAGGAAGTATCGTACAAACAGCTGTTATTGCAGGGATACAAGGTGTAAAGAAAACATCAGAATTAATACCTTTATGCCATCAAATAAATCTGTCCAAAATCAATGTTGAAATTGAACCGGCTTTAAATTCGTTTCAGATTACATGTACTGTAAAGTGCAATGAAAAAACGGGTGTTGAAATGGAGGCATTGACAGGGGTATCTATTGCAGCTTTAACTATTTATGATATGTGCAAGGCACTTTCGCAAGACATTGTAATCGGGGCAATTCAATTAGAACAAAAAACGGGAGGGAAGAATGATTTTCAAAGATAA
- a CDS encoding molybdopterin molybdotransferase MoeA — MITFKEAYQKVLAHPIDLGTENVSLLNSLNRILAEDIYADRDFPPFDRATKDGVAIQFSDFVNNGHSFKIEGVAAAGVIQQVLKDKNNCLEVMTGAVVPLHCDTVVMYEHITIEGGKVTINEKVNKGQNIHYQGSDEKVGALLLSKGKKISPAEIGVMATVGKVTVKIKGNPKICTIATGNELVEVNETPRPHQIRKSNMLTIESALLSSKIEASSLHLLDDKKEIERELEKALQDNDVLLLSGGVSKGKFDFIPEVMESLGVEKVFHRVLQRPGKPFWFGIHHKMKTVIFSFPGNPVSTFANYHLYFLAWLQTSWQLPLDNSYIKLSAAIKITQPLTRFIQVSTEVKEGMFWATPVVENGSGDLTSLAKADGFICLEPRNKEYEVGEAVPFVKTR; from the coding sequence ATGATTACATTTAAAGAAGCATACCAAAAAGTGTTAGCCCATCCTATAGATTTAGGAACAGAGAATGTATCACTTTTAAATAGTTTGAATAGAATATTGGCTGAAGATATTTATGCAGATCGAGATTTTCCTCCTTTTGATCGTGCTACCAAAGATGGTGTTGCTATTCAGTTTTCAGATTTTGTAAATAATGGGCACTCTTTTAAAATTGAAGGAGTTGCTGCTGCTGGCGTAATTCAGCAAGTTTTGAAGGATAAAAACAACTGTTTAGAAGTGATGACCGGTGCAGTAGTGCCATTGCATTGCGATACTGTGGTCATGTATGAACACATTACTATTGAAGGTGGTAAGGTTACGATTAATGAGAAAGTGAACAAAGGTCAGAACATACACTACCAAGGCAGTGATGAGAAAGTAGGTGCACTTCTTTTATCAAAAGGAAAAAAAATCAGTCCAGCAGAAATAGGAGTAATGGCTACGGTTGGCAAAGTAACGGTAAAGATTAAGGGAAATCCGAAAATTTGCACTATTGCAACAGGTAATGAATTGGTCGAGGTTAATGAAACTCCCAGACCGCATCAAATACGAAAATCTAATATGCTGACTATTGAGTCCGCATTATTGAGTTCTAAGATTGAAGCCAGTTCACTTCATTTGTTGGATGATAAAAAAGAAATTGAGCGAGAATTAGAAAAAGCTTTACAGGATAACGATGTACTTCTATTAAGTGGCGGAGTATCAAAAGGAAAGTTTGATTTTATCCCGGAAGTAATGGAATCATTAGGTGTAGAGAAGGTATTTCATAGAGTGCTACAGAGACCTGGTAAACCATTTTGGTTTGGAATTCACCATAAAATGAAGACGGTTATTTTCTCATTTCCTGGAAATCCCGTTTCTACATTTGCCAATTATCACCTATATTTTTTAGCGTGGTTACAAACCTCTTGGCAACTTCCATTAGATAATTCGTATATTAAGCTAAGTGCAGCAATTAAAATAACACAGCCGCTAACCCGATTTATTCAGGTTAGTACAGAAGTAAAAGAGGGTATGTTCTGGGCAACTCCTGTTGTTGAAAATGGTTCTGGAGATTTAACCAGTTTAGCAAAGGCCGACGGATTTATTTGTCTAGAACCAAGAAATAAGGAGTATGAGGTAGGGGAGGCTGTACCTTTTGTAAAGACCAGATAA
- a CDS encoding NTP transferase domain-containing protein, with protein MIFKDKLYGLVLSGGKSTRMGKDKGLITYHKLPQREHLYQLLNEVCDRTFLSIRKDQVQEISNDFETIVDTDEFRGPYNGLLSAHKVHPEAAWLVLACDLPLMDKKALQELVAARNSNKIASAFADAENPLPEPLCAIWEPDALKQSAAYLEAGNGSCPRKFLINADVNLVFPERKEVLLNANSKVEYEEALLKIAP; from the coding sequence ATGATTTTCAAAGATAAGTTATACGGGTTGGTGCTTTCAGGAGGTAAAAGCACGAGAATGGGAAAGGACAAAGGTTTAATTACCTATCACAAGCTTCCGCAACGAGAACATTTATATCAATTGTTGAACGAGGTTTGCGACCGTACATTTTTAAGTATCCGAAAAGACCAAGTGCAAGAGATTTCAAATGATTTTGAAACTATTGTGGATACAGATGAGTTTCGTGGTCCTTATAACGGATTATTATCTGCGCATAAAGTTCACCCTGAAGCTGCTTGGCTGGTATTGGCGTGCGATTTGCCATTAATGGATAAAAAGGCATTACAGGAGTTAGTAGCTGCAAGAAACTCGAATAAAATTGCTAGCGCTTTTGCCGATGCAGAAAACCCATTGCCAGAACCTCTTTGTGCTATATGGGAACCGGATGCTTTAAAACAGTCCGCTGCATATTTAGAAGCCGGGAATGGTTCTTGTCCAAGAAAATTTCTGATTAATGCCGATGTAAATTTGGTCTTTCCAGAACGGAAAGAAGTGTTGCTCAACGCAAATTCTAAGGTGGAGTATGAGGAAGCGTTGCTAAAAATAGCACCATGA
- a CDS encoding HesA/MoeB/ThiF family protein has translation MNEERYLRQITLDGFGTVGQQKLKQAKVLVVGAGGLGIPVLTYLNAMGVGTLGIVDADVVSLSNLHRQVLFTEAMVGMPKVEVIKKQLSAQNSTTQIHIYQTYLTIANALDIIKDYDIVVDATDNFPTRYLINDACVIANKPFVYGALHAFEGQVSVFNYNGGPTYRCLFPTMPAADAVPNCNDNGVLGILPGIIGNLQALEVVKVIAEIGEVLSGVLLLFDTLSQRTQRMKFKLQAGNNEIKSLATSYEFDCELPLKSIDAVELQQLLSGNPVELIDVRTDKEFQRQHLKEAKHIPLNELTGRVAEVDLETTIYVICQSGVRSKKAIVKLQELCPGKDFVNVTGGMNQMKNYVDTY, from the coding sequence ATGAACGAGGAACGTTACCTAAGACAAATTACTTTAGACGGATTTGGAACCGTAGGTCAGCAAAAGCTAAAACAAGCCAAAGTTTTGGTGGTTGGTGCTGGCGGACTCGGAATTCCCGTATTAACATATCTAAACGCAATGGGAGTTGGTACGTTGGGAATTGTTGACGCAGATGTGGTTTCATTATCTAATCTTCACCGTCAAGTTTTGTTTACGGAAGCTATGGTGGGTATGCCCAAGGTTGAGGTAATAAAAAAACAATTGTCAGCTCAAAACTCCACTACACAAATACATATTTATCAAACTTATTTAACGATTGCTAACGCACTTGATATTATTAAAGATTATGATATCGTTGTTGATGCTACCGATAATTTTCCCACTAGATATTTAATTAATGATGCCTGTGTAATTGCAAATAAACCTTTTGTTTATGGTGCATTACACGCTTTTGAGGGTCAAGTGAGTGTTTTTAATTATAATGGCGGACCAACATATCGTTGTTTGTTCCCGACCATGCCTGCGGCAGATGCCGTTCCTAACTGTAATGATAATGGTGTGCTGGGTATTTTGCCTGGTATTATTGGTAATCTACAAGCTTTAGAAGTAGTAAAGGTTATTGCGGAGATAGGAGAGGTGTTATCAGGTGTTTTGTTACTTTTTGATACCCTAAGCCAACGTACACAACGAATGAAATTTAAATTACAGGCTGGTAATAATGAGATTAAATCACTTGCTACTAGTTATGAGTTTGATTGTGAACTTCCTTTAAAATCAATAGATGCTGTTGAGCTTCAACAATTGCTTTCAGGTAATCCTGTTGAACTGATAGATGTGCGAACCGATAAAGAATTTCAAAGGCAACATTTAAAAGAAGCCAAGCATATTCCTTTAAATGAATTAACAGGTAGAGTGGCTGAGGTTGATTTAGAAACTACTATTTATGTTATTTGTCAGTCTGGGGTTCGTAGTAAAAAAGCAATCGTAAAGTTACAAGAATTATGTCCTGGTAAAGATTTTGTCAATGTTACCGGTGGTATGAACCAGATGAAAAACTATGTTGATACCTATTGA
- a CDS encoding TrmH family RNA methyltransferase gives MQANKHITSTQNPLIKKVLLLKEKSRERKKTGLFILEGLRELQIASNAGYDIDTILFCEGILENSSEIQTFSSDQLISVTLDIYKKLAYRDTTEGIIAILKSKNHELSSLKFENKNPLVLIAEAPEKPGNIGALLRTADAANLDAVLIANPKTDLYNPNIIRSSVGCIFSRNVKMGSTTEIISYLKKEGFQIFCAALSASKDYTTVDFNESTAIVVGTEHSGLSEEWLNNSAQNIIIPMEGEIDSMNVSVSAAILIFEAKRQRKLNK, from the coding sequence ATGCAAGCAAATAAACATATTACTAGCACCCAAAACCCTTTGATAAAGAAGGTTTTGTTGTTAAAAGAAAAATCTAGGGAGCGTAAAAAAACAGGCCTTTTCATTTTAGAAGGACTGCGTGAATTACAGATTGCGAGTAATGCAGGTTATGATATTGACACCATATTATTTTGTGAAGGTATTTTAGAAAATTCTAGCGAAATTCAAACTTTCAGTTCTGACCAACTTATATCCGTCACTTTAGATATATATAAAAAATTGGCTTATAGGGATACTACCGAAGGCATTATAGCTATTTTAAAAAGTAAGAACCACGAGCTTTCTTCTTTAAAATTTGAGAATAAAAATCCGTTGGTGCTAATTGCAGAAGCACCTGAGAAACCGGGTAATATTGGCGCATTATTAAGAACTGCTGATGCAGCAAATTTAGATGCCGTTTTAATTGCCAACCCAAAAACGGATTTATACAATCCTAATATTATTCGCTCTAGCGTAGGATGCATTTTTTCAAGAAATGTAAAAATGGGTAGCACAACAGAAATTATTTCCTACCTTAAAAAGGAAGGATTTCAAATTTTCTGTGCTGCACTGTCAGCATCTAAAGATTATACGACAGTTGATTTTAACGAATCAACAGCAATAGTAGTAGGTACAGAACATTCTGGACTAAGTGAGGAGTGGTTAAATAACTCTGCCCAAAACATTATTATTCCTATGGAAGGTGAAATAGATTCAATGAACGTATCCGTATCTGCGGCAATACTTATCTTTGAAGCTAAACGACAGCGAAAATTAAACAAGTAA
- a CDS encoding sulfite exporter TauE/SafE family protein, protein MLIPIEQLVFISIGFFIIATLYSSVGFGGGSSYLALLTLVLTSFFAIRSIALVCNLVVVSGSTYLYFKNGHAKLKDFLPFVLASIPLAYLGATFRLKESVFFIILGCSLILSALFLAVQTFEINKSKKEVENYPNYLSYVLGSGIGFLSGLVGIGGGIFLAPVLNHLRWNKAIKIAALASFFILVNSVSGLFGLITSDSLSLPWRETICLVVAVLLGGQLGIRISLKKLSANGIKRITALLVFIVGIRVLLVNGLELF, encoded by the coding sequence ATGTTGATACCTATTGAGCAATTGGTGTTTATAAGCATCGGATTTTTTATAATCGCCACATTATATTCTTCTGTAGGTTTTGGCGGTGGCTCTAGCTATTTGGCTTTATTGACGCTTGTTTTAACTAGTTTTTTTGCCATTCGCTCTATTGCATTGGTTTGTAATTTGGTGGTAGTTTCAGGTAGTACATATCTGTATTTCAAAAATGGTCATGCAAAACTAAAAGATTTTCTGCCTTTTGTTTTGGCAAGTATTCCGCTAGCGTATTTAGGAGCTACATTCCGATTAAAGGAGAGTGTTTTTTTTATAATTTTAGGATGCTCTCTTATTCTATCGGCATTGTTTTTAGCTGTTCAGACTTTTGAAATCAACAAATCGAAAAAGGAGGTTGAAAATTATCCAAATTACTTGAGCTATGTTCTTGGTTCAGGAATAGGGTTTTTATCGGGACTCGTGGGTATTGGTGGAGGCATTTTTTTAGCTCCCGTGCTAAATCACTTACGTTGGAATAAAGCCATAAAAATAGCAGCGCTTGCAAGTTTCTTCATTTTAGTAAACTCCGTATCTGGGTTATTCGGGTTGATAACTAGCGATTCATTGTCATTGCCGTGGCGAGAAACTATTTGTTTGGTTGTAGCAGTCCTACTTGGCGGACAGTTAGGAATTCGCATCAGTCTTAAAAAACTATCGGCAAATGGTATTAAAAGGATAACCGCTTTATTAGTTTTCATAGTGGGCATACGGGTCTTGTTGGTGAATGGACTCGAATTGTTTTAG